One window of the Natrinema sp. CBA1119 genome contains the following:
- a CDS encoding LLM class flavin-dependent oxidoreductase codes for MNVGLMVTAFGDDDLADVAVRAENSGYDAVWVGELWGDSGVVQATEMACRTDEIRIGTAILNVYSRSPAVLAMTAASLEEASDGRFTLGLGTSTATAIEGLHGTAFDRPVRRAHETIELIREFTAGTGEPVDYEGELLEAADFPSIEASVPIYHAGLGSANRRVVGRLADGWIPHNIPFSRLDEAFEEVADAARERDREPDEITIAPYVPSAASDDPSEARDTLSRHIAYYVGSGEGYRRAVATKFSEEADRIADAWRGGDKRAAANAVTDEMIADLGVAGTPDEARDQLRTLVAETGIDHPMVVVPAPASNEMAETTIDALAPERP; via the coding sequence ATGAACGTTGGACTCATGGTAACGGCATTCGGCGACGACGACCTCGCTGACGTCGCCGTTCGTGCCGAGAACAGCGGCTACGACGCCGTCTGGGTCGGCGAACTCTGGGGGGACAGCGGCGTCGTGCAGGCGACCGAGATGGCCTGTCGCACCGACGAGATTCGGATTGGCACCGCGATCTTGAACGTCTACTCCCGATCGCCCGCCGTCCTCGCGATGACCGCGGCCTCGCTCGAGGAGGCCTCGGACGGCCGCTTCACGCTCGGCCTCGGGACGAGCACGGCCACGGCGATCGAGGGCCTCCACGGAACGGCGTTCGATCGACCGGTCCGGCGCGCCCACGAGACGATCGAACTGATCCGCGAGTTTACCGCGGGGACCGGCGAGCCAGTCGACTACGAGGGGGAACTGCTCGAGGCGGCGGATTTCCCGTCGATCGAGGCGTCGGTGCCGATCTATCACGCCGGCCTCGGTTCGGCGAATCGCCGCGTCGTCGGCCGGCTCGCCGACGGCTGGATCCCGCATAACATCCCCTTTTCGCGGCTCGACGAGGCCTTCGAGGAGGTCGCGGACGCCGCCCGGGAACGCGACCGCGAGCCCGACGAAATCACGATCGCGCCGTACGTCCCGTCGGCGGCCAGCGACGATCCGAGCGAGGCTCGGGACACCCTCAGCCGACACATCGCCTACTACGTCGGGAGCGGCGAGGGCTACCGCCGGGCGGTCGCGACGAAATTCTCCGAGGAGGCAGACCGAATCGCCGACGCCTGGCGCGGCGGCGACAAACGGGCCGCCGCGAACGCGGTGACGGACGAGATGATCGCCGATCTCGGGGTTGCCGGGACGCCCGACGAGGCGCGCGACCAACTCCGGACGCTCGTCGCTGAGACGGGAATCGACCATCCGATGGTCGTCGTTCCCGCACCGGCCTCGAACGAGATGGCCGAAACGACGATCGACGCGCTCGCACCCGAGCGGCCGTAG
- a CDS encoding DUF2267 domain-containing protein gives MSTSYTDFVGEVQHRIEAGRQAEAVRTVRAVLETLGERVDEGGATDIASPLPMEIDRHLLAADHGQGYDYDEFVDRVLERLNYDDLALDASYGRPSTVDRAEAVYRIKAVVELLSERVPGGELAHVEEQFPDEFSDMFEFVDVETKPWEEA, from the coding sequence ATGAGTACGAGCTATACCGATTTCGTCGGGGAGGTACAGCACAGGATCGAAGCCGGTCGGCAGGCCGAAGCCGTCCGAACCGTCCGTGCAGTCCTCGAGACGCTCGGCGAGCGCGTCGACGAGGGCGGCGCGACGGATATCGCAAGTCCGCTACCGATGGAGATCGATCGACACCTCCTGGCCGCCGATCACGGACAGGGATACGATTACGACGAGTTCGTCGACCGGGTGCTCGAGCGGCTGAACTACGACGATCTGGCTCTCGACGCGTCCTACGGGCGGCCGTCGACCGTCGATCGGGCCGAGGCGGTCTACCGGATCAAAGCGGTCGTCGAACTGCTGAGCGAGCGGGTTCCCGGCGGCGAACTGGCCCACGTCGAGGAGCAGTTCCCCGACGAGTTCTCCGACATGTTCGAGTTCGTCGACGTCGAGACGAAACCCTGGGAGGAAGCCTGA
- a CDS encoding alpha/beta fold hydrolase yields MVACDNIEHGRARVNGVKLHYVTAGEGPPLVLLHGWPQTWYEWRDVIPDLADEYTVIAPDLRGLGDSETPVSGYDKDTVATDVRELVHELGFGDDPIALVGHDWGMPTAYAYAAQYRDEIRALCVLEAGLPGINEDEKRHLWHTRFHGVRDLPERLVAGRERLYLDWFYKEGAYDPSAIDDEARDEYVRCYSQAGGLRGGFEYYRGYETDAEHNRTHAEDPLEVPVLALGGAASFRDLPIRDMEAVATDVEGEVVDRAGHWIPEERPAYFVDRLTAFLDDAA; encoded by the coding sequence ATGGTTGCGTGTGATAATATCGAGCATGGACGGGCCCGTGTCAACGGCGTCAAACTGCATTACGTGACCGCCGGCGAGGGTCCGCCGCTGGTACTGCTCCACGGGTGGCCACAGACGTGGTACGAGTGGCGAGACGTGATTCCGGACCTGGCAGACGAGTACACTGTCATCGCACCGGACCTCCGCGGACTGGGCGACTCCGAGACGCCCGTCTCAGGCTACGACAAAGACACCGTCGCGACCGACGTTCGCGAACTGGTCCACGAGCTCGGGTTCGGCGACGACCCGATCGCGCTTGTCGGTCACGACTGGGGAATGCCGACGGCCTACGCCTACGCCGCCCAGTATCGCGACGAAATCCGCGCGCTCTGTGTCCTCGAGGCCGGCCTGCCGGGAATCAATGAGGACGAGAAACGCCACCTCTGGCACACCCGCTTTCACGGCGTTCGAGACCTGCCCGAGCGGCTGGTCGCCGGCCGGGAGCGACTGTATCTCGACTGGTTCTACAAGGAAGGGGCGTACGATCCGTCGGCAATCGACGACGAGGCCCGCGACGAGTACGTCCGCTGTTACTCGCAGGCCGGCGGCCTGCGGGGCGGGTTCGAGTACTATCGCGGCTACGAGACTGACGCCGAACACAACCGTACCCACGCCGAGGACCCGCTCGAGGTGCCGGTCCTCGCGCTCGGCGGTGCGGCCTCGTTTCGGGACCTTCCGATCCGGGACATGGAGGCCGTCGCGACCGACGTCGAGGGCGAGGTCGTCGACCGGGCCGGTCACTGGATTCCCGAGGAACGGCCGGCGTACTTCGTCGATCGGCTGACGGCGTTTCTCGACGACGCCGCGTGA
- a CDS encoding DUF5814 domain-containing protein, whose translation MAITDKIYVKNHRQLSSQLETNIPKGAFKGTTLDMLFQGEGLEKLDDATRDRVLDFTQDFLDCGCDNNPYCGCPERKFLQYLLELRAQGLGPDAIVDVMTDDYMVYAYSGDVLSFLDNAVRTLEAAEGLARVDGADEAHDEIRRAKRDLAR comes from the coding sequence GTGGCCATCACCGACAAGATCTACGTCAAGAACCACCGCCAGCTCAGCTCCCAGCTCGAGACGAACATCCCCAAAGGAGCGTTCAAGGGGACGACGCTCGACATGCTCTTTCAGGGCGAGGGCCTCGAGAAACTCGACGACGCGACCCGCGATCGCGTCCTCGATTTCACGCAGGACTTCCTCGATTGTGGCTGTGACAACAACCCTTACTGTGGCTGTCCCGAGCGGAAGTTCCTCCAGTACCTCCTCGAGTTGCGCGCTCAGGGGCTGGGACCGGACGCGATCGTCGACGTGATGACCGACGACTATATGGTTTATGCCTACTCCGGCGACGTGCTCTCGTTTCTCGACAACGCCGTCCGGACCCTCGAGGCCGCCGAGGGACTCGCCCGCGTCGACGGCGCGGACGAGGCCCACGACGAGATCCGACGGGCGAAGCGGGATCTCGCGAGATAA
- a CDS encoding aldo/keto reductase, whose translation MSSNSITNESDTFEIGDSTVHRLGFGAMRLTGENIIGAPEDEETAREVVERAVDCGVDLIDTADSYGPAASERLIGEAIGDPDDVLVATKAGLLRNREGDWIAHGDPDYIRNQVLTSLDRLQTDTIDLFQFHRPDDDTPYEDSVATFAELKDEGLVDSVGVSNVSAELLDQAREQVEIETVQNRYNLNDRGSREVLEICDDEGIGFIPWAPINGDDLDEHGDLLDEIAEAHDATRRQVGLAWLLERSDVMLPIPGTSDPDHLESNVAASHLSLSDDEVQRLTEAAD comes from the coding sequence GTGAGCAGTAACTCGATCACAAACGAGAGCGACACGTTCGAGATCGGCGATTCGACGGTTCACCGGCTGGGTTTCGGTGCGATGCGCCTCACCGGCGAGAACATCATCGGCGCGCCCGAGGACGAGGAGACCGCACGCGAGGTCGTCGAACGCGCCGTCGACTGCGGCGTCGACCTCATCGACACGGCCGACTCCTACGGCCCCGCCGCGAGCGAGCGACTCATCGGCGAGGCGATCGGCGACCCCGACGACGTACTGGTCGCGACCAAGGCCGGCCTGCTGCGCAACCGCGAGGGCGACTGGATCGCACACGGCGATCCGGACTACATCCGCAATCAGGTCCTGACCTCGCTCGATCGGCTCCAGACGGACACCATCGATCTCTTCCAGTTCCACCGACCCGACGACGACACGCCCTACGAGGACTCCGTCGCGACCTTCGCGGAACTCAAAGACGAGGGACTCGTCGACTCGGTCGGCGTCAGCAACGTCTCCGCCGAACTCCTCGATCAGGCCCGCGAACAGGTCGAAATCGAGACCGTCCAGAACCGGTACAACCTGAACGACCGCGGGAGTCGGGAGGTCCTCGAGATCTGTGACGACGAGGGCATCGGCTTCATCCCGTGGGCCCCGATCAACGGCGACGATCTGGACGAACACGGTGACCTCCTCGACGAAATCGCCGAGGCACACGACGCGACGCGACGACAAGTCGGACTGGCGTGGCTGCTCGAGCGCTCGGACGTGATGCTCCCCATCCCGGGCACCTCGGATCCGGATCACCTCGAGTCGAACGTTGCCGCGTCTCACCTTTCACTCAGCGACGACGAGGTACAGCGGTTGACCGAAGCGGCCGACTGA
- a CDS encoding DUF5817 domain-containing protein: MYAVVGCSECSNLWIIEGRSDTTQCPRCGSRKGYEKRKKFVETDDAAHARDVRASMLANRQGEGEAFAKLDSFADLEDDVADGVVDDEEYLEGSGLDVAEVEAAGDRDPRGSTRSGSKQEIVKGALEELDRPTEAEIIAYAGERGVSAEYVREALEKLARRGIVSESRGQYRLL; this comes from the coding sequence ATGTACGCCGTCGTCGGCTGTAGCGAGTGTTCGAACCTCTGGATTATCGAGGGGCGCTCCGACACGACCCAGTGTCCCCGCTGTGGCTCGCGGAAGGGCTACGAAAAGCGCAAGAAGTTCGTCGAGACCGACGACGCCGCCCACGCCCGCGACGTCCGGGCCTCGATGCTCGCGAACCGGCAGGGGGAGGGCGAGGCCTTCGCGAAACTCGACTCCTTCGCCGACCTCGAGGACGACGTGGCGGACGGCGTCGTCGACGACGAGGAGTACCTCGAGGGATCAGGACTGGATGTGGCGGAAGTCGAGGCGGCCGGCGACCGCGATCCGCGCGGGTCCACCCGCAGCGGCAGCAAGCAGGAGATCGTCAAGGGGGCGCTCGAGGAGCTCGACCGGCCGACCGAGGCCGAGATCATCGCGTACGCGGGTGAGCGCGGCGTTTCGGCCGAGTACGTTCGAGAGGCGCTCGAGAAACTCGCGAGACGCGGAATCGTCAGCGAGAGCCGCGGTCAGTATCGCCTACTGTAG
- the hmgA gene encoding hydroxymethylglutaryl-CoA reductase (NADPH): MTDPEDLAERVRDGDLRIHELEDHADYDTAAHARRLLIERETGTELEAIGNYAFPAEQADPNIENMIGAAQVPMGVVGPVVVNGEETSPSSQNSGSSANDGGAADGEHYLPLATTEGALLASVNRGLGVIRSAGGADARVTKNGMTRAPVFRVTGVAEAAETVEWVEANFEVLREAAESTTSHGELLDIEPYVVGDSVFLRFAYDTKDAMGMNMATIATGEACEVVESETPASLVALSGNLCSDKKPAAINAVEGRGRSVTADVVVPGEIVEERLHTTADAIVEANTRKNLIGSAKAGSLGFNAHAANVVGAAFLATGQDEAQVVEAANTITTMDAREREDGTTDLYASVSLASLEVGTVGGGTKLPTQAEALDILGLRGGGDPAGSNADALAEIIAAAALAGELSLLAALASRHLASAHEDLGR, translated from the coding sequence ATGACCGATCCCGAGGACCTCGCCGAGCGAGTGCGCGACGGCGACCTTCGCATTCACGAACTCGAGGACCACGCTGACTACGACACCGCGGCTCACGCGCGCCGATTGCTCATCGAACGCGAGACGGGAACCGAACTCGAGGCGATCGGGAATTACGCGTTCCCCGCCGAGCAGGCGGACCCAAACATCGAGAACATGATCGGCGCGGCGCAGGTGCCGATGGGCGTCGTGGGTCCCGTCGTCGTCAACGGTGAGGAAACCTCACCGAGCTCGCAGAACTCGGGGAGTTCTGCGAACGACGGCGGCGCGGCCGACGGCGAACACTACCTGCCGCTCGCGACGACCGAGGGCGCGCTGCTGGCGTCGGTCAACCGCGGGCTGGGCGTGATCCGCTCCGCCGGCGGGGCCGACGCGCGCGTCACGAAAAACGGCATGACTCGAGCGCCGGTCTTTCGCGTGACCGGCGTCGCCGAGGCCGCCGAGACCGTCGAGTGGGTTGAGGCCAATTTCGAGGTGCTCCGGGAGGCTGCCGAGTCCACGACGAGCCACGGTGAACTGCTCGACATCGAGCCCTACGTCGTCGGCGACTCGGTCTTCCTGCGCTTTGCCTACGACACCAAGGACGCGATGGGAATGAACATGGCCACGATCGCCACCGGCGAGGCCTGCGAAGTCGTCGAGAGCGAGACGCCCGCCTCGCTCGTCGCGCTCTCGGGAAACCTCTGCTCGGACAAGAAACCCGCCGCCATCAACGCCGTCGAAGGCCGGGGCCGCTCCGTGACCGCCGATGTCGTCGTTCCCGGCGAAATCGTCGAGGAGCGGCTCCACACGACCGCGGACGCCATCGTCGAGGCAAACACCCGCAAGAACCTGATCGGCAGCGCCAAAGCGGGCAGCCTGGGGTTCAACGCCCACGCCGCCAACGTGGTCGGCGCGGCCTTCCTCGCGACCGGCCAGGACGAGGCCCAGGTCGTCGAAGCCGCGAACACGATCACCACGATGGACGCCCGCGAGCGCGAGGATGGCACCACGGATCTCTACGCCAGCGTCTCGCTGGCCTCCCTCGAGGTCGGGACCGTCGGTGGGGGAACGAAACTACCCACCCAGGCCGAAGCGCTCGACATCCTCGGCCTCCGGGGTGGCGGCGATCCGGCGGGGTCGAACGCCGACGCGCTCGCCGAGATCATCGCCGCCGCCGCGCTCGCCGGCGAACTCTCACTGCTGGCGGCGCTCGCCTCGCGGCACCTCGCGAGCGCGCACGAGGACCTGGGTCGATAG